Genomic DNA from Oncorhynchus tshawytscha isolate Ot180627B linkage group LG04, Otsh_v2.0, whole genome shotgun sequence:
taaagcgtctgaatgctcatgtaaatgtaatatttacgtTTTTTAAATTTCTTTaagaaatgtgcaaaaatgtatacaaacctgtttttgctctgtcattatcgAGTATTGATGAGGGGAAGGGGGGAAAACAATAGAATcaattctagaataaggctgtcgtggaaaaagtcaaggtttctgaatactttccgaatgcacacgagctccattcttgtgtagtCATTCCTCGTGTCACcatttttctttgttttgttaACTGCATCATTGGGAAGGACTCATAAGCAAGCACTTCACGGTTAAGtttacctgttgtatttggagcatgtgacaaatacaattagatttagGCCTACTACACATGATCACTTAATGATTATCAGGCACCTGTTAATAAAACATTTGTCGACTATTAGCGAACAATATTATCAAACACAGTACAGTTTGAAGATAGGCTAACattgcttctccaatagaaatccccaaTCACATTagtaggcgatgtcatggcgacgttgtTTAGCTAAACTGAAGCATACATGTACACGTCATCCGTGTACATGCCCTCAAATGCACTTCTTCGATATATAGTTGTTTTTTGACAcaaatgaaaacgtgtcagtttgtcactttcacgggGTTGGGGTAATAACACGTTCAACTACTAACGACATTGGCTCGAATCAAGGTTGTGCCTTTAAATTTCGAGAAACTTAACTAAGGAATATTTTTTCACTTCTCAAACCCTGGCCTGGTCTGTTTGGCAACTGTTCCCGGGAGTCTCGCGGTTTTGCGCCTTTGGGTTTAGAAACCGTGATATTATTTAGACGTAATCATTCGATAGATCTGCAAAGAATAATCTATTGTCCTTTTCAAAGCAGAGAAGAATGGCTTAAATACATTTGGGATTCAGTAAATGGCTTGCAATACATTTGTGATTCAATACAAATTGACTTGCATAAAAATGCTTACCTAAATCTGTCAAATACAGCTTCCATAATAATTAGTCTGCAATTAAATAGGCAATGTTGTTGAGGACTGATTCTAGTTAAATCTGTCAATCTACCAAGATGAACTCAGGCAATTATAGGACTACCAACGGGGCCTTGCAGCCATCCGACCCTGTTCTCGTGTCTCGTTAGCATCTGTAGCCTGCcagcagtatagtgtatagtTCTTGGTGAGGCCGGGGAGGCAGAACACCATTGTCGATACAAAATCACATACAAGTTACACGAAATATATAGAGCTAAAACTACAACGTCAGACGACGAACAAAGACAGATAGCCTTAAGGTAAGTGGATGTTGTCAGCGTCAAATTCAGAAATAATTTTGCTAGCTAAGTTAGCGAGCTAGGCTAGCCTCTGACTAAAGTCGTCTCTATCTAGAATTGTCCTGTCATCCAATTGATTTAACGGAATCCAAGTTCAGTGACCACATTAGCAAGGTACATTTCAACAAACTAGTGTGATGGCTGTTGTTCATATAAATGTAGCTCATCTTTTTTTCCCGAATCTCGTTAGCTaactaattagctagctaactagctagtcagcTATCGATTTCTATCTCGCATCTAAGTGATTCGCGTTGCCAGCTAGCTAACGCCGGTCTCGGTAACAATGCGAGGAGAAAATGAAACTAgcgaacgttagctagctaaatgtagcTCAGCTAGCCTTGTAGCTGGGTGGGGGTTGTTGTGGGATGGGATTCAAGTTTAAGCCTCATTTATGACCATCTGTTTTCAAATGGCATACACGTTCTACTTGTGACGATATATAGGTAGCTACATCAAGGGTTTTGTCGAAATAGTTGTTTATTTGATGTTGATGGAAGATGAGtagtgtagctagctaacgttagtttggCAGGTAACGTTTATGCGGTTCAATGGACAATGCTCGGCTGACAGTCCCTCAGCTCACAAAGGACTTGCAATTTATACGCTTTTTCCTGTGCCTCGCCGGCTTCAGTTTCTTAGTTGGCTTATGGCAAAAAAAATCTGGGAATACTAACGTCGTTAGTTAGCTAGGTACTAGCTATTGAATTATAACGTTAACGTTTCTTGTCTTGAGTTAGCGGTTGACATAAATCATCCTGCAAACCGACATATTATCCAAAGTGATTCATAGGTCTTAGTTTTTCGCCAAGGAACATTAATGGGTAGTACCCCATGTTGAtttgaaacattttttttatataaaatgtCTGTCTGACCACTAATGTGGTCAACAATGTAACGTCATTGTTCCGGCCTTTGTTTACAGAACCATGCATTGGCAAACTGTTTTAATCAACATATTTGAATCTTTATTGTATTCAATTACAGCCTCAGTGTTTTGTAGCCTTCACTAATAATGACTGCTACAAATAATTTTCTTCTCTTCTCATCAGATGCCTTCAGCAACAGTTGGCCACAATGCTGTTCAGTCCTCCAGCCCAGAGTTGGGTTCTGGGACCCAGTCTGAGGCCATGAAGCAGGTCCTGCAGGTGATAGACAAGAAGGTCCGCAACATGGAAAAGAAAAAGGTAACAAtgtttccttttttaaaatctaagCATGCTTTCAGATGCCTCCCAAAAAGAATAGATTGTTTCATGCTTAGTTGTTGCTTGAGACCCAACTGAAGAGTAATTCTGGATGTCTCTCTTGTCTGGGAAAATTGTCTGCTTTATGACCATGCATTGACTTTGTCTCAAAGTTGGTAACTAAGATTAAGGCTAAGATTACGGCTACAGACAAATTTAGTTGGTGTAATCAATCATTAACCTATGACTTTTATTTGGCGTTAGAATCACAGCAATTAATAGATGGTATATTTCTGCAGAAAGAATCTCAGCAGACCTTTTCGTAACCCTTATTAAATGTGCCATATTTCTATAGGGCAAGCTGGATGACTACCAGGCCAAGAAAAATAAAGGAGAACGGTTGAACCAGGATCAGCTGGTATGTACCAGACACGGGTCTGGGTCGATGTTATCTCGGGGAACTTCAATTGTGAACTTGATTGTTTAACCTGTTGCATATGTACTATAATCTTTCATTCTTCAGCATTCCATTGATTTTATACTGTGGTGTTTGTCGTTTTGATCTGTGACACAGCTAACAAAACATATTTAATGTTCATTCCCTCTCTTGTCTCATCTGTAGGATGCCTTAACTAAGTTCCAGGAAGTGACCAACAACTTGGATTTTGCAAGGGAGTTGCAGAAGAGCTTCCTGTCTTTGGGGCAGGAGGTGAGTTCTGTCTCAAGGTTTCATTCTGGTCACTATGACCACACTCACTGTATTTATTAGGTGCTGTTTCTCAGTCACTGTGGCCATAGTGCAGTGACAACTCCTTCCCCATTTCCTTGCAGATTCAGAAAGCAGTGAAGAAGTCTGCCCGGAGGGAGCAGCTGCAGCGGGAGGAGACGGAGCAGAGGCGGTTGAAGGCTGTTCTGGAGCTGCAGTTCCTGCTTGACCGACTGGGGGATGAGCAGACTAGGCAGGACCTGAAACAGCCTGCTGCAGGCTCCCCCCTGCTCACCGACTCTAACCTCACTGCACTGGACAGTTTCTACAAGCTCGTGGGCCCGGAACGAGACCATGACGTCAGGTACAAACCTTTTTGCTTCTCTTTTTTTTGATGGAGTGACGTAATATGATTGTATGCATGTTGTAAATGTCCTACCCTGTTCTCCAGGTTGACTGACCAGTATGAGGAGGCCTCCCTACACCTATGGGAATTGCTAGAGGGCAGAGACCAGGCTGTGGCAGGAACCACATGTATGTTTCTAACACTTCTGAAGTAGCTCTCAATGTATTTACTCTGTACATGTAGGCTTTGGCTTGTTTAATTAGTTACCCACACCCCCATCTGTATACTGAGTATCTTGGGGCTTATCTTTAGATTTTGGGGGAAAAAAGAGCTTGGAAGGAAATTTCTGAGCTGGCTCAACTGGGAGCAGTGTTATGACTAAAGCCCATCCAACCCCTTGAAGCACAAATGGCTTGCTGGACATACAGTCCATGTTAGCAGAACATGTATAAGGGGAAGTGCTTTTCTGGGTGGTTGGGGTGAACTGGGGTTAGGCCAGTGGGCTTTGAGGGGTAGTGTCAGCCCAGACACAGGACACCTGTCACCCCACATGTTCCAGCGACAACTTTGTGGTGGATCATATGGCATTGTGGATTATAAATACTTGTAGGTTATTAAAGTGCTTCGAGCTGTGGATCTTGGCCAGGCCTGGCATGGTGCTGTGGAATGGGTCACAGCTATGATTATACCAAGCATAGACCCGGCCTATTGACAGAGTGTTTGTTGCACAATACAAACGTTTCATTTCTAATGCGTTCTGAATATGATCTGCCCCTTTCTTATAGACAAGGCACTGAAGGAGACCCTGGACAAGGTGCTGCTGAGTGGCTATTTTGATAGCGCACAAACGCATCAGAACGGAGTGTgtgaaaaagaggaggaggaggaagaagaagaagaggaggaggaggaggagcagcagcaggagcagtctGTGGCGCATGAGTTGTCTGGGGGCGGGGAGCAACCTGCAGCACCAGGTAACCAGGATCAGGATCTATTGTGAGGTTGGAGACTTTTGTCGCAGTATTTCTCAATTACTAATACGTTTTAAGACAGATGTTAATCACGCAGCTGACAAAATTCTGTGAGATTTTACTTCTGGGTTAGATTATCATCACCTGAGGTGAACTCATGTTACGATTTGTCTGAGTGTGTGAACCTGGATGAGTGGATATTAATCAGAGCGTATTCCTTTTACAGAGGGAACAGTTACTGAAGAATACACAGAGGCCATTGAAGTAGAAGCCACAGAGGTGAGTTCAATCTCTACCCTGACTCTTAACTGCTGTAAAGTTCAGAATTCTCTGGTTTACCTTACCTATTGGAATCTAATCAAGTGATCTTATGTTTATTTGTGTAGTTTGTAAACAGACAGTTCATTCCAGAAACCACATACAGCAGCACTGGCAACGACCAAGTAGAGGAGTGGACAGCAGAGGTCCAGGTATGCTGCATGTCTACACCTCTCATATCATTTGTCATAtcacacagtcacaaacagaATCTTTTAGGGTTCAACAAGTAACGCCATGGCCCAATGGTGTCATCAGCTGGGTTTAAATCTGTCCCTGTGTCTTTAGGTGGTCAACGTCCTCCAGCACCAGCCTCCTCCCCAGATGACCCCTGAGCCCCACACTGTGAACCCAGTCTCCCACACGCCTGACCCCGTGGTCCGGAAGCAGGTCGTACAGGACCTCATGGCCCAGATGCAGGGGACTTATAACTTCATGCAGGTGATGATCCTTCCAACTGCCCCCTATGGTCCTGACTTATCGGATCCTGTTTGGTCTCTTGTTCATGCTGACCCATGTGCTTCCTCCCACAGGACTCCATGTTGGAGTTTGATGGCCATGCCCTGGACCCAGCCATCGTGTTGGCCCAGCCCATGAAGCCTGCACAGAGTGTGGACCTGCAGCAGATGGGTAAGTGTTAGTACATCACATTCTGTTTTATCTCTCCTCTGACCAACACCACCACTCAGAGGCTGTAGTCCTCTTAGACATGTTCGCTTCTACACTCACTGACAGTTTATTAGGTGCACCCATCTAGTACTGGATCAGCTCCCCCCTTTTTtctagaacagcctgaattctttggggagtggattctacaaggtgtagGAAATGTTCGTTGCTCCATTGGTaacaagggacctaacgtgtgccaggaaaacagtCCCCACACCAGGCtggatgggtccatggactcatgctaCGTACGCCAAATCCTGACGATGCCAATTAGTATGTTGCAACAAGAACCAGTattcgtcggaccaggcaatgtaTTTCCACTCCTTAATGGTGATCGCATGCCCACTGGACacgcttcttgtttttagctgataggattGGTCATCTGCCGCActagcccatctgtgacaaggacTGCCGAGTtcattccgagatgccgttctgcacaccactgttataCTGTAACGTTATTTGTCTcgggcccgcctgttagcttgcacgattcttgccatcctcctttgacctctcatcaatgagctgttttcgcccacaggactgctgctgactggatgttttttgtttgtcgcaccattcttggTAACTCCTAGACACCGTCGTGCATGAAAAGACCAGGAGGCCggccatttctgagatactgCATCCGGCCAGCCTGGCATCGACAATCATACCATGCTCAGTCTCTTAGGTCACTTATTTTGCCCATTCTAAAGGTCAATCGAACAGTATCTGGATgcttgtctgcctgctttatatatcAGGCCATGTGACTCATTGTCTGTAGGAGCGATTCATTtttgtgaacggggtggtgtacctaataaactgtccagttAGTGTTGGTACTGCTTATATACTCTTGAGTTTTGTCTGTTTATTTTGTTGTTGCTCTTAGCTGTTTTACCAACAAACCATGTTATATTTATCTTGTGTACAGTTCATTCAGAATCCAGACTTGCTCAACCAAGCTCAGTTCCTGAATCTACACAAGTAAGTAACAATAATGATACTTGAACAGAATTCTGATAGTAGTGATCCCCAAGACTCGATACTGGAGCAGACTTATTTAAAGGGCAAGGGTACTATGTGAACCTTCCCTtattctcccccttccctccccagGTCCTCATGGTCTCCCCCACACCTGATGCCTACTCCTCCACAGCGCCTCTCTACCAGCCCTCCCACACAGCAGAGCCCCGGCCACAAACAGACGGCATCGACCACATTCAGGTAAACCCTCCCTCCCCAAGGTGCCCTCtgctccaccctcctctacccccctggctgtgtgtgtgggtgggtggtggagcTTCTCTATGCTTGGTTGTTATTGGGCAGTGTGAGAGATGGTTAACACTCATCCTACCTGCCTGTCCTGAAGTGTCTGTGAAAACCATTGAAGTATGTGACGTCTCTGTCTCCCCACCACGCCCCGCCCCCTCCCTAAACCAGGCCTCGATGTCCCTGTCGTCTGAGCAGTCCCCCGCCCCGTCCTCCTTGCCCTCTGCCTTCCCGCCCGTCTCCACCCCCCACAGCGGCGGCATCAATGTCAACGCAGCACCATTCCAGTCCATGCAAGCGGTAGGCTTTGTTAATGGAGGACTTATAACTGACATCGCTTCACTTGAACAAAACCGTCATATAACCCACTTAACTCTAATCACTTGCCACACATTCATAATGTGTCTTACGACAGGAAGAATAGAAGTAGTACACACTGTCACACAACAGTAATACCAGATTTACTTTGCAAGGATAATGAAAAAACTGATTGGGACATCAACTGAATTAATAAGTAGAATTCCAGTGTTGGCCTACATTTCTCAAAACCAAGCTTCACCccatacccccccacccccctttctgtcagagcagaacagaatgcTCTTGTCTGCCCCCATGTCTACATAAAGCTTTATAATCAACTCTAAGCTGATTAACTTTATTTTTGCAAACCTTGAACATATGTACGGTATGCTCAGTAATCAGACTACAATCTGTTAGTGGTGATTTGCTGTTGTCTTGCATGGGTATCTGACATCTCTAAATGAAAGCTTTTCTCTGGTTGTATTGTGTCCCTAAGGTGTTCAACCTGAATGCCCCCGTGCCCCCCACTAACGAAGCAGACGGTCTGAAGCAGTTCCCCAGTGGCTACGGCCAGGGCTTCAGTAGCCAGGCGGAGCACTCTGTGGAGGAGCCTGACATCCAACAGGACACTCTACAGTCTggtgagagagggactggggtgtCTGTTGAGGATGTGATTTAGACAGCCGGAATCAGGAGCAGTAGACCTTGGGTCTAAGGGCATGATCAGAAAGGTCAAATGTTATTGACCCTTATAATGTTGTTCTCAGCTGTAGGAGGCTTCCACACCCAAGACCAAGTGATGTCGTCGGCAGCAGGTCACCAGTTGCAGGGGCCAGGCTTTGGGCGGCAAGGCCAGTCCTTCTATAACAGCAGGGGGGCCGTGTCTCGCGGAGGCCCCAGGAACCCCCGTGGCATGATCAATGGATACCGAGGATCCTCTAACGGTTTCAGAGGTATGAGCTCAAGCTTACTGTAAGGGACATACTTTCATACAGCAGTGATTTATTATGGTGTTAACAGCATAAATGGTTGTCTTCCTCAGGAGGATATGATGGCTATCGCCCTCCCTTCTCGAACACTCCAAATAATGGTTATGGGCAACAGGCCCAGTTCAGCACTGCACCCCGGGACTACTCCAACAGCACCTACCAACGGGTAAGGAAGGGCACAGCCAACCATTTAGGTCCTAGTGACTAGAAGACCCTTGACCCTTGCATTAGAATTGCGTGAGTTGTTGTCCCAGATACTGTCATGAAGGTGCTGTATAAGTCTTTCTGAATGACCTGTTGTTTCTACAGGAGGGATATCAGCCAGGCTACAAGCGGGGAGCAGCCCAGGGACCTCGGGGTTGCTCTCGAGGTAATGCTCAAGCGATGCGATCCTAAAGCGCTTAAAGGATTGTCAACTTCCACCACATTGAACATTCAGATATTATGAATGTTTGCCCCAGCTcacttttataaaaaaaaaaaaggttttgtttTGTTTCTCATCTATCTTCTCATTTCTCCAAGCCTATTTATCAGAGTAAGCCTGCTTTGGTATGTTTAAGATACTTTTGTTTTAACACATGTAAAGCTGAAATCCACAGCATTTAGATTTATCAGCAAGTCTGTGTTCGAAACAACAAATAGATATTCCTGTAAACTTGAAAGATTTCATTAATTTATTTTTTGTACAAAATAAATGCAAAAAACCCCTGCAACTGTCGGTCCAATCCATGAGAATCTTTTATATTTTCTGTCACTGCCCAGCCCTGTCAACCACTTTTCCCTGGTGCTTTTGGTTCTCAT
This window encodes:
- the LOC112247416 gene encoding caprin-1 isoform X1, with the translated sequence MPSATVGHNAVQSSSPELGSGTQSEAMKQVLQVIDKKVRNMEKKKGKLDDYQAKKNKGERLNQDQLDALTKFQEVTNNLDFARELQKSFLSLGQEIQKAVKKSARREQLQREETEQRRLKAVLELQFLLDRLGDEQTRQDLKQPAAGSPLLTDSNLTALDSFYKLVGPERDHDVRLTDQYEEASLHLWELLEGRDQAVAGTTYKALKETLDKVLLSGYFDSAQTHQNGVCEKEEEEEEEEEEEEEEQQQEQSVAHELSGGGEQPAAPEGTVTEEYTEAIEVEATEFVNRQFIPETTYSSTGNDQVEEWTAEVQVVNVLQHQPPPQMTPEPHTVNPVSHTPDPVVRKQVVQDLMAQMQGTYNFMQDSMLEFDGHALDPAIVLAQPMKPAQSVDLQQMVHSESRLAQPSSVPESTQVLMVSPTPDAYSSTAPLYQPSHTAEPRPQTDGIDHIQASMSLSSEQSPAPSSLPSAFPPVSTPHSGGINVNAAPFQSMQAVFNLNAPVPPTNEADGLKQFPSGYGQGFSSQAEHSVEEPDIQQDTLQSAVGGFHTQDQVMSSAAGHQLQGPGFGRQGQSFYNSRGAVSRGGPRNPRGMINGYRGSSNGFRGGYDGYRPPFSNTPNNGYGQQAQFSTAPRDYSNSTYQREGYQPGYKRGAAQGPRGCSRGRGGLFKPSRGMVTQLSGHQAN
- the LOC112247416 gene encoding caprin-1 isoform X2 translates to MPSATVGHNAVQSSSPELGSGTQSEAMKQVLQVIDKKVRNMEKKKGKLDDYQAKKNKGERLNQDQLDALTKFQEVTNNLDFARELQKSFLSLGQEIQKAVKKSARREQLQREETEQRRLKAVLELQFLLDRLGDEQTRQDLKQPAAGSPLLTDSNLTALDSFYKLVGPERDHDVRLTDQYEEASLHLWELLEGRDQAVAGTTYKALKETLDKVLLSGYFDSAQTHQNGVCEKEEEEEEEEEEEEEEQQQEQSVAHELSGGGEQPAAPEGTVTEEYTEAIEVEATEFVNRQFIPETTYSSTGNDQVEEWTAEVQVVNVLQHQPPPQMTPEPHTVNPVSHTPDPVVRKQVVQDLMAQMQGTYNFMQDSMLEFDGHALDPAIVLAQPMKPAQSVDLQQMVHSESRLAQPSSVPESTQVLMVSPTPDAYSSTAPLYQPSHTAEPRPQTDGIDHIQVFNLNAPVPPTNEADGLKQFPSGYGQGFSSQAEHSVEEPDIQQDTLQSAVGGFHTQDQVMSSAAGHQLQGPGFGRQGQSFYNSRGAVSRGGPRNPRGMINGYRGSSNGFRGGYDGYRPPFSNTPNNGYGQQAQFSTAPRDYSNSTYQREGYQPGYKRGAAQGPRGCSRGRGGLFKPSRGMVTQLSGHQAN